One Lentisphaera araneosa HTCC2155 genomic region harbors:
- a CDS encoding DUF1501 domain-containing protein produces the protein MFEQNPIRENDLMMTRRNLFGQASLGLGTMAMAMAMANLYGADSSNPQLRQKAELNGGIHHKATAKRVIYLFMSGGPSHHDTWDYKPKMTDMFGKELPDEIRDGQRVTGMTAGQKSFPVCPSKYKFKKYDNNENGVHVSSLLPHTAKAVKEMCIVNSTFTEAINHDPAITYIQTGSQIPGRPSLGAWLSYGLGSDNKDLPGYVVMHARSQHAEQSLFGRLWGSGFMPSDHQGVLLRSQKDAVLYLNNPKGVSRANRRQQLDALAALNQQHHDSFGDPEILARIRQHEMAYRMQTAVPELMDISQEPEHTYKLYGEDARTPGTFAASCLNARRLAERGVRNIQIFHRGWDAHRNLPHEHENQCRDIDQACYGLIMDLKQRGMLEDTLVVWGGEFGRTAYCQGPLTRENYGRDHHPRCFTTWMAGGGIKPGITYGRTDDYGYNITDKDGNILKPQPSKDDKWVPGTMHIHDRNATILHLMGIDHRKLTYRYQGRDFRLTDVHGHVIHDIMA, from the coding sequence ATGTTTGAACAAAATCCCATACGTGAAAATGATCTGATGATGACTCGCCGCAACTTATTTGGCCAGGCCAGTCTTGGTCTTGGCACCATGGCCATGGCCATGGCCATGGCAAACCTTTACGGCGCAGATTCAAGCAATCCTCAACTCAGACAAAAAGCTGAACTCAATGGGGGAATCCATCACAAAGCCACCGCCAAGCGAGTTATTTACCTCTTTATGAGTGGCGGCCCCAGCCATCACGATACCTGGGACTACAAACCCAAAATGACCGACATGTTTGGCAAAGAACTCCCCGATGAAATCCGCGATGGTCAGCGCGTCACGGGCATGACTGCGGGCCAAAAGAGTTTCCCTGTTTGCCCCAGTAAATACAAGTTCAAAAAATACGACAACAATGAAAATGGCGTCCACGTCAGTTCGCTCTTGCCCCACACCGCAAAAGCGGTCAAAGAAATGTGCATCGTCAATAGTACTTTTACCGAGGCAATCAATCACGACCCCGCCATCACCTATATCCAAACTGGTAGTCAAATCCCTGGTCGCCCTAGCCTTGGCGCCTGGCTGAGCTATGGCCTTGGCAGTGACAACAAAGACCTCCCGGGTTACGTAGTCATGCACGCCAGAAGTCAACACGCGGAGCAAAGCCTCTTTGGTCGCCTCTGGGGAAGTGGCTTCATGCCTTCTGATCATCAGGGCGTTCTGCTTAGGAGTCAAAAAGATGCCGTGCTCTATCTCAATAATCCCAAAGGTGTGAGTCGCGCTAATCGTCGTCAACAACTCGATGCCCTCGCAGCACTTAATCAACAACATCACGACTCCTTTGGTGATCCTGAGATTCTTGCTCGCATTCGTCAACACGAAATGGCCTACCGCATGCAAACCGCCGTTCCTGAACTCATGGATATTTCTCAGGAACCTGAGCATACCTACAAACTCTATGGTGAAGACGCTCGCACCCCGGGTACTTTTGCCGCTTCTTGCCTCAATGCTCGACGTCTAGCGGAACGCGGAGTTCGCAATATTCAGATCTTTCACCGCGGTTGGGATGCCCACCGCAACCTCCCACATGAGCACGAAAATCAGTGCCGTGATATCGATCAAGCCTGCTATGGGCTTATTATGGACCTCAAGCAACGCGGCATGTTAGAAGATACCCTTGTTGTTTGGGGTGGTGAATTTGGTCGTACAGCTTATTGCCAAGGGCCGCTCACAAGAGAAAACTATGGTCGCGATCATCACCCGCGTTGCTTCACAACTTGGATGGCTGGTGGCGGTATTAAACCTGGTATCACTTATGGTCGCACCGATGATTATGGCTACAATATTACGGATAAAGATGGCAACATACTCAAACCGCAACCGAGTAAAGATGACAAATGGGTTCCCGGCACCATGCACATCCACGATCGCAACGCCACTATCTTACACCTCATGGGCATTGATCATCGCAAACTCACTTATCGCTATCAAGGTCGCGACTTCCGCCTCACCGACGTCCACGGCCACGTCATCCACGATATTATGGCTTAA
- a CDS encoding AAA family ATPase, producing the protein MLRKFSVTNFKGFKDKFTLDFTDSKSFEFNQECIKDDTIYKALIYGVNGCGKSNLGCAIMDIQFHLTDWNLHEKRDLYKNYINALSNEKYAKFSYEFYFAGDTLIYEYWKENADEVIAEKIIINNKELIHIDKRTDQNGTVLLKGAESLKTDMAGKSLSFVKFIHNNSVLDDENQENKTFNRFINFVNYMRMIKTVDTHKTMSYKTSLASNYILEEADGLQKFESFLNSCNIKCSLTTIDVGEEDPHIAFNFDSKAISFFDVASTGTLSLGYLYVSLLILKRHIKEYGATFIYIDEFDAFYHYLLAKKLIDLLKNEDGVQAVFTTHNTDLMNNDLMRPDCLFNMTESEINPFHKLTKKDLRKAHNNQKMFKAGMFNEL; encoded by the coding sequence ATGCTACGAAAGTTTTCAGTAACTAACTTTAAAGGTTTTAAAGATAAATTTACACTTGACTTTACAGACTCTAAAAGCTTTGAATTTAATCAAGAATGTATAAAAGATGATACCATTTATAAAGCTCTTATATATGGCGTAAATGGATGCGGAAAATCGAATTTAGGTTGTGCTATCATGGATATCCAATTCCATTTAACTGATTGGAACCTTCATGAAAAACGAGACCTATATAAAAATTATATTAATGCACTATCTAATGAAAAATACGCTAAATTTTCATACGAATTTTATTTTGCTGGTGACACTCTCATATACGAATATTGGAAAGAGAATGCGGATGAAGTGATTGCGGAAAAAATCATTATTAATAATAAAGAGCTTATACACATAGATAAGAGAACTGATCAAAATGGTACAGTTCTACTAAAAGGTGCAGAGAGCCTAAAAACAGATATGGCAGGAAAATCGCTATCATTCGTGAAATTTATTCACAACAACTCTGTATTAGACGATGAAAATCAAGAAAATAAAACTTTTAATCGTTTCATAAATTTTGTCAACTATATGAGAATGATAAAAACTGTCGATACGCACAAAACAATGAGCTACAAAACATCTTTAGCTTCAAACTATATTCTCGAAGAAGCAGATGGGCTGCAAAAATTCGAAAGTTTTCTTAACTCATGTAATATAAAATGTTCATTAACAACCATTGATGTAGGTGAAGAAGATCCACATATAGCTTTTAATTTTGATTCAAAAGCTATTAGTTTTTTTGATGTCGCTTCTACAGGAACATTATCACTTGGCTATTTATATGTCTCATTGTTAATTCTAAAAAGACATATTAAAGAATATGGCGCTACATTCATTTATATTGATGAATTTGATGCTTTCTATCATTACCTCTTAGCTAAAAAACTTATTGATTTATTAAAAAATGAAGATGGTGTTCAAGCTGTATTCACAACTCATAATACCGACTTAATGAATAATGATTTAATGCGTCCCGATTGTTTATTTAACATGACTGAGAGTGAAATTAATCCTTTCCATAAATTAACTAAAAAAGATTTACGAAAAGCTCATAACAATCAAAAGATGTTTAAAGCTGGCATGTTTAATGAGTTATAA
- a CDS encoding RloB domain-containing protein codes for MNGRRRRQQKTTCLIVCEGKADKSFLDFLKQTYQNSTWSFRVEKAGGDPQSVIRRAKKICSGYDEVYCISDNDKDITMSIPRSITSLRISPCLEAFLLKIVYDQSVSQNIKSTFETYFSREAQKIDKDEWARRISKEQLESWRVNFSELNALIEIFENP; via the coding sequence ATGAATGGTAGGAGGAGACGTCAGCAGAAAACTACATGTCTTATTGTTTGCGAAGGTAAAGCGGATAAGAGTTTTTTGGATTTTTTAAAGCAAACATATCAGAATAGTACTTGGTCATTTAGGGTTGAGAAAGCTGGTGGTGATCCTCAATCAGTTATTAGAAGGGCTAAGAAAATATGTTCAGGCTATGATGAAGTTTATTGTATAAGTGATAATGATAAAGATATAACTATGTCAATTCCACGGAGTATTACTTCACTACGAATAAGTCCTTGTTTAGAGGCTTTTTTGTTAAAGATAGTTTACGATCAAAGTGTAAGTCAAAATATTAAATCGACTTTTGAAACTTATTTCAGCCGAGAAGCCCAGAAGATTGATAAGGATGAATGGGCAAGACGAATCTCTAAAGAACAACTCGAATCCTGGCGAGTTAATTTTAGTGAACTCAATGCGTTGATAGAGATTTTTGAAAATCCCTAA
- a CDS encoding IS1380-like element ISLar3 family transposase, translating to MNKAFKLDTGNDSLHSIGGIFLGGQVLQQSEIDDEFRTDHKANHIFQDVDIFKSQVGLLIQGRERFTDISQFRENEVFTKSLGLNKVPSEERLRQRLEIMSSEHEVRLKSANTKLIKKQSIGSLSRGGMDFIPLDMDVSPMDNSGSHKENVSWTYKNHDGFSPMFAYLGIEGFMLNNELRPGSQHAQKGMPEFLDESFTMIKKLKLKHPVLLRLDSAHDAEVNFDHLPDDQYFLIKRNLRKESKEQWLSNARRLGRQLKSRDGKNVFVGELHHRQPGNNEERKVVPFIFKVTEQLEDQDGNRLLMPEIEVETYWTNLPLEAEDVIELYHDHGTSEQFHSELKSDMNVERLPSGKFKANQFFLHCAMLAFNVLRVIGNHLIHNKSLAPIKIKVQRRRLRCVIRDLIFIACKHVKHAGDEFLKFGRHCPWFKLYQKISFSL from the coding sequence ATGAATAAAGCATTCAAACTCGACACAGGCAATGATTCTCTTCACAGTATTGGCGGAATATTTTTAGGAGGTCAAGTTCTTCAACAAAGTGAAATTGACGATGAGTTCAGAACAGATCACAAAGCTAATCATATCTTTCAAGATGTAGATATCTTCAAGTCTCAGGTTGGGTTGCTGATTCAGGGGCGTGAACGCTTCACAGATATTAGTCAGTTTCGAGAAAACGAAGTTTTTACGAAATCACTTGGATTAAATAAAGTTCCATCAGAGGAACGTTTGCGTCAACGATTAGAAATCATGTCCTCTGAGCATGAAGTGCGTTTAAAGTCAGCTAATACGAAGCTTATTAAAAAGCAATCGATAGGTAGCTTATCAAGAGGCGGAATGGATTTTATTCCACTCGATATGGACGTATCACCCATGGATAACTCCGGAAGTCACAAAGAAAATGTGAGTTGGACGTATAAAAATCATGATGGTTTTTCTCCTATGTTTGCCTACCTCGGAATTGAGGGTTTTATGCTGAACAATGAACTACGTCCAGGTTCACAACATGCACAAAAAGGAATGCCTGAGTTCTTAGACGAAAGCTTTACTATGATCAAAAAATTAAAGCTTAAACACCCCGTTCTACTTCGTTTAGACTCCGCTCACGATGCTGAAGTTAATTTCGATCACCTCCCTGATGACCAATACTTTCTGATTAAACGGAACCTGAGAAAGGAATCCAAAGAACAGTGGTTATCCAACGCACGGCGTTTAGGGCGACAGCTTAAATCTCGAGATGGTAAGAATGTATTTGTCGGTGAGCTCCATCACAGACAACCTGGAAACAATGAAGAGCGTAAAGTGGTTCCTTTTATTTTTAAAGTTACGGAGCAACTCGAGGATCAAGACGGCAATCGACTTTTGATGCCAGAGATCGAAGTGGAAACCTATTGGACCAATTTACCTCTGGAAGCCGAGGATGTGATCGAACTTTATCACGATCATGGAACCAGTGAACAGTTCCATAGCGAATTAAAGAGCGATATGAATGTAGAGCGTTTGCCATCCGGAAAATTCAAAGCGAATCAATTCTTTTTACACTGCGCCATGCTGGCCTTTAATGTTCTCAGAGTCATTGGCAATCACCTTATCCATAATAAATCTTTGGCTCCAATAAAAATCAAAGTTCAACGGCGACGCTTACGTTGTGTAATACGTGACTTAATTTTTATCGCTTGTAAACACGTAAAACACGCAGGAGATGAATTCCTTAAATTTGGACGACATTGCCCTTGGTTTAAGCTGTATCAAAAAATATCTTTTAGTCTTTAA
- a CDS encoding PSD1 and planctomycete cytochrome C domain-containing protein — protein sequence MKYHLTLITLLFIPFLSKAKSPDFAKEILPILSDKCFACHGPDSKEKDLRLDSFEHATKDLDGYKAIDIQNPEESEVIYRINDDDDPMPPEDEKQLTDKERKLLTQWIKSGAKYAKHWAYVLAKKHDTLNSIDDFIKADFPKGKTFAPAADKRTLARRAALTLTGLPPNQQELNRFLNDTSSKAYETYLDQLLAKPTYGEHQARYWLDAIRYGDTHGLHLDNRRAIYPYRDWVIMAMNDNLPLNDFITWQVAGDLLPNPSLEQQVATGFVRMNPTTGEGGALEEEFQMKNNFDRVETLGTALLGSSLLCVRCHTHKYDPIIHDEYYKLMAFFNNTAEKSVDGNRYDYAPVIKAPGNIHDWQQWNKIKASGKRSPQPIFTALKSQSSKTATPKAKHQTYTFDITELSPQVDGFKLEILNYKNLKNPKPKTQQFFIKKLQAKYIHEDGTTKEIEFDSISGTSSHNRFKVDNILKEKTNSGWRIDLSKNFNHSATLSFADRLKFSKGDRLQIELHIDTHAIDLKRFKISSGMHLVPQTPLDKIEHRFATTLIAKEGKKRDTFVLERGEYTNPIGKALEPGVISVMGEMPEGAPKNRLGLAQWLTSPNHPTVSRVLVNRIWQRVFGAGLVRTPEDLGLQGDHPTHPELLDWLALKLQEDGWDLKKTLKMMLLSQTFQQSSKWRQDLSDPENKLFARGPSYRLDAEVLRDMGLWASGLLDPHMGGEGVKPYQPSGLWKALAHPSSDTKEYTRDTGDKLYRRSLYVYWKRTSPHPMMNLFDAPSREVSCVQRSRSNTPLQSLALLNETQRIEMARSLAERLLTEAKDDQSRLQMIFQVISSRSPSAQERQVCLKLLKQMKEKFRASPQDAKELLSTGDKLRNPQIDLIEHAAWTQVSATILASDLALLLY from the coding sequence ATGAAATACCATTTGACCTTAATCACTCTTCTTTTTATACCTTTCTTAAGCAAGGCCAAAAGCCCCGATTTTGCCAAAGAAATTCTGCCTATCTTATCTGATAAATGCTTTGCTTGTCACGGCCCAGATTCCAAAGAAAAAGATCTTCGCTTAGATAGCTTTGAGCACGCCACCAAAGATCTCGATGGCTACAAAGCTATTGATATTCAAAATCCAGAAGAAAGCGAAGTCATCTACCGCATTAATGATGATGATGACCCCATGCCTCCAGAGGACGAAAAGCAACTCACCGACAAAGAACGTAAACTGCTCACTCAATGGATCAAATCGGGTGCGAAGTACGCAAAACACTGGGCCTATGTCTTAGCAAAAAAACATGACACACTCAATAGCATAGATGATTTTATCAAAGCCGATTTCCCCAAGGGCAAGACCTTTGCCCCCGCAGCTGATAAACGCACTCTCGCTCGTCGTGCCGCGCTTACTCTCACTGGCTTGCCACCAAATCAACAAGAACTCAATCGCTTCCTCAATGACACCAGTTCCAAGGCCTATGAGACTTACCTTGATCAGCTACTCGCCAAACCCACTTACGGCGAACACCAAGCTCGTTATTGGTTAGATGCGATTCGCTATGGCGATACCCATGGACTGCACCTAGATAATCGTCGCGCCATCTACCCCTACCGCGATTGGGTCATCATGGCCATGAACGACAACCTGCCACTCAATGATTTTATCACCTGGCAAGTTGCCGGGGACCTACTCCCCAATCCAAGTTTGGAACAGCAGGTTGCCACTGGCTTTGTACGCATGAATCCGACCACTGGTGAAGGGGGCGCCTTGGAAGAAGAGTTCCAAATGAAAAATAATTTTGACCGCGTCGAGACACTAGGTACCGCACTGCTTGGTTCTAGCCTGCTCTGCGTCCGTTGTCACACGCATAAATACGACCCCATCATCCATGACGAATACTACAAGCTCATGGCCTTTTTTAATAATACCGCAGAGAAATCCGTCGATGGCAATCGCTACGATTACGCACCCGTCATTAAAGCTCCCGGCAATATTCACGATTGGCAGCAATGGAATAAGATCAAGGCTAGCGGAAAAAGAAGTCCTCAGCCTATTTTTACTGCGCTAAAAAGTCAGAGTAGCAAAACCGCCACGCCAAAAGCAAAACACCAAACATACACTTTTGATATCACTGAACTCAGCCCTCAAGTGGATGGTTTTAAACTTGAAATCCTCAATTATAAAAACTTAAAAAACCCCAAGCCTAAAACTCAGCAGTTTTTTATAAAAAAGCTCCAAGCCAAATATATTCATGAGGATGGCACGACAAAAGAAATTGAGTTTGATTCCATCTCCGGAACTTCGTCTCACAATCGCTTCAAAGTCGATAATATCCTCAAAGAAAAAACGAATTCTGGCTGGCGCATTGACCTAAGTAAAAACTTCAATCATAGCGCAACGCTCAGCTTTGCGGATAGACTCAAGTTCTCCAAAGGCGATAGGCTGCAAATTGAACTTCATATCGACACTCATGCCATTGATCTCAAGCGCTTCAAAATCTCCAGTGGCATGCACCTTGTACCGCAAACGCCTCTAGATAAAATCGAACACCGCTTTGCCACCACTCTTATTGCAAAAGAAGGTAAAAAACGCGATACTTTTGTTCTTGAGCGTGGTGAATATACCAATCCCATTGGCAAAGCTCTCGAACCCGGAGTCATTTCAGTCATGGGCGAAATGCCGGAAGGCGCTCCCAAAAATCGCCTTGGCCTTGCGCAGTGGCTGACCTCGCCCAATCACCCCACTGTCTCTCGCGTTTTAGTTAACCGCATTTGGCAACGCGTTTTTGGCGCAGGCCTCGTGCGCACTCCCGAGGACCTTGGCCTTCAAGGTGACCACCCCACTCACCCAGAGTTACTCGATTGGCTCGCCCTCAAACTCCAGGAAGATGGCTGGGACCTAAAAAAGACTCTGAAGATGATGCTCTTGAGCCAGACTTTCCAACAATCCTCTAAATGGCGCCAAGATCTTAGTGACCCCGAAAATAAACTCTTCGCTCGTGGCCCTTCTTATCGTCTCGATGCCGAAGTCCTCCGCGATATGGGACTCTGGGCCAGTGGCTTACTCGACCCCCACATGGGCGGCGAAGGCGTCAAACCTTACCAACCAAGTGGCTTATGGAAAGCTCTCGCGCATCCCTCTAGTGACACCAAGGAATACACCAGAGATACCGGCGACAAACTCTATCGTCGCAGCCTCTACGTCTATTGGAAGCGAACTAGCCCCCACCCCATGATGAATTTATTTGATGCGCCCAGTCGCGAGGTCAGTTGCGTCCAACGCTCTCGTTCCAATACGCCACTGCAATCTCTCGCACTGTTAAACGAGACCCAGCGTATCGAAATGGCCCGTTCACTAGCCGAAAGGCTTTTGACTGAAGCAAAAGATGATCAATCCCGACTGCAAATGATTTTCCAAGTCATTTCCTCGCGCTCACCCTCGGCACAAGAGCGTCAGGTTTGTCTCAAGCTGCTCAAGCAAATGAAAGAAAAATTCCGTGCCTCACCCCAAGACGCCAAAGAGTTGCTCTCCACTGGGGATAAATTGCGCAATCCGCAAATTGACCTCATTGAACATGCCGCTTGGACGCAAGTTTCCGCCACCATCTTAGCCTCTGATTTGGCTCTTCTACTCTATTAA
- a CDS encoding type II secretion system protein, with protein MKKQKFTLIEVLVVIAIIGILASLILPALGKARKKSQMSVCKSNMKQLHVASMMYTDDNNDYFPFDIVDMSWNDHLAGYDGRNVDYSDLNTNTPLSASQYSEGVYACPSDNVERAADVLTLSYSPVQLTIHGGSFINTGQRGITGIHWGSSAPVSAKISEINQTSGTISTFEYMAANNSVGAGGRHPSKYGGGGFSVVLPGTFFGSLDNIPHEESGKSNFLFVDGHVASHTPLATLVISGGGVGSAGDTTGTMWDAHK; from the coding sequence ATGAAAAAGCAAAAATTCACTCTCATTGAAGTTCTCGTTGTGATTGCCATTATCGGTATCCTCGCTTCCCTTATTCTCCCAGCTTTGGGCAAAGCCAGAAAAAAATCTCAAATGTCGGTATGCAAAAGCAATATGAAACAATTACATGTCGCCTCTATGATGTATACGGATGATAACAATGATTACTTCCCTTTCGATATAGTCGATATGTCATGGAATGATCATTTAGCTGGCTATGATGGGAGAAATGTTGATTACTCAGACCTCAACACAAACACTCCATTAAGTGCAAGTCAATACTCCGAAGGTGTCTACGCCTGCCCCTCTGATAATGTTGAAAGAGCTGCCGATGTTTTAACTCTAAGTTATTCTCCTGTTCAATTAACTATTCATGGAGGCTCTTTTATTAACACGGGGCAGCGAGGAATTACGGGTATTCATTGGGGTAGTAGCGCGCCTGTCTCAGCAAAAATAAGTGAAATAAATCAAACTAGCGGTACTATTTCAACTTTTGAGTATATGGCTGCAAATAACTCTGTAGGGGCTGGGGGACGACACCCATCCAAATATGGGGGAGGTGGCTTTAGCGTAGTTCTGCCAGGCACCTTTTTTGGGAGTCTCGATAACATTCCTCATGAAGAATCTGGAAAATCTAATTTCTTATTTGTTGATGGCCACGTAGCATCTCACACTCCTCTAGCAACCCTCGTAATTAGTGGTGGCGGAGTAGGATCAGCAGGGGATACTACAGGTACCATGTGGGACGCGCATAAGTAA
- a CDS encoding type II secretion system protein yields MNKNKFTLIELLVVVSIIGILASLLLPALSSARDKSKLAVCKSNMRQIQVAYQMYFDDNDGYYPTDSPQMSWDDRLNGYDGRNVPLSDLNSAWPLEKSLYNSEIYACPDDEISRIWGVDTDVLTLSYSPTTYMYYVNAGSINSSKRGITGFNWKGALDGYASSKISEINQASSTISTFEHMTEGRCLGRDDQSSVSPESFFLSTANVPHEGFNKSNFLFVDGHVESLNAYSTLSIDGGGMGSDTNTTGTMWDAHR; encoded by the coding sequence ATGAACAAAAATAAGTTTACACTCATCGAACTCTTAGTTGTCGTCTCCATAATCGGAATCTTAGCTTCTTTGCTTTTACCCGCACTTAGCTCCGCACGTGATAAATCAAAATTGGCCGTTTGTAAATCCAACATGAGGCAAATTCAGGTTGCCTATCAAATGTATTTTGATGATAATGATGGATATTATCCAACTGATAGTCCCCAAATGAGCTGGGATGACAGACTAAACGGCTACGATGGAAGAAATGTTCCTTTGAGCGATTTAAACTCCGCGTGGCCCTTAGAAAAAAGTCTCTACAATTCTGAAATCTATGCTTGCCCCGATGACGAGATCTCGCGTATATGGGGAGTCGATACAGATGTTTTAACTTTATCTTATTCACCAACAACTTATATGTACTATGTGAATGCGGGGTCTATAAATAGTAGTAAAAGAGGTATAACTGGTTTTAATTGGAAAGGAGCCCTAGATGGCTACGCTTCGAGTAAAATCTCTGAAATTAACCAAGCTAGCAGTACCATCTCTACTTTTGAACACATGACTGAAGGGCGCTGTTTAGGGCGTGACGACCAGAGCTCCGTCAGCCCAGAAAGTTTTTTCTTAAGTACGGCAAATGTTCCTCATGAGGGCTTCAATAAATCCAACTTTTTATTTGTTGATGGTCACGTGGAATCCCTCAATGCCTACTCTACTCTTTCCATAGATGGCGGTGGGATGGGTAGCGATACAAACACCACTGGAACAATGTGGGATGCGCATAGATAA
- a CDS encoding AAA family ATPase encodes MIRKFTVENFYSIRDKVALNFSIPKNAPPLEAFYENCDGGRYPKVVAVFGHNASGKTNLVKALAFLKYFTTDSYLLDKDQDIPVLGFKFCEETKDATSKFELEFDAYGEIYLYTLEVKSEGIVRESLKTRLKKATIFTRIGKTIKSPIKEIAKLSDIFSVKVSLLSFCYHNDIEIAALNSPINAFLNSVSNVTSMGRDNLTSPLLDKIFSSTEKYKLNEDIKDQAVQLLSSFDLGLVDIQFKTKEVIKGDKAVVETIPFVFHEINGDRQSLFIGQESNGTQSLYVLIFDVLNTLKHGGVAVIDEIDAYLHSHMLKNFLELFYDEESNPHGAQLIFTGHADYIMSYLEKEQIILTEKDENCVTDAYFIKDIKGVRRVDNLREKYHAGAYGGIPVEA; translated from the coding sequence ATGATACGAAAATTTACTGTTGAAAACTTTTACAGCATTCGCGACAAGGTGGCACTTAATTTCTCTATTCCAAAAAATGCACCCCCCTTGGAGGCCTTTTATGAAAATTGTGACGGTGGTCGTTACCCAAAGGTTGTCGCGGTTTTTGGTCATAATGCATCAGGGAAAACAAATTTAGTTAAAGCTTTAGCATTTTTGAAGTACTTTACAACGGACTCTTATCTACTAGACAAAGATCAGGATATACCAGTGTTAGGTTTTAAGTTTTGTGAAGAAACTAAAGATGCGACGTCTAAGTTTGAACTGGAGTTTGATGCTTATGGAGAAATCTATTTATACACTTTAGAAGTAAAGTCGGAAGGGATTGTAAGAGAGTCGCTTAAAACGCGACTTAAAAAGGCGACCATCTTTACCCGAATTGGTAAAACCATTAAATCTCCTATTAAAGAGATTGCTAAATTATCGGATATTTTTTCAGTAAAGGTGTCTTTATTATCATTTTGCTATCACAATGATATTGAGATTGCAGCTCTTAATTCTCCTATTAATGCTTTCTTAAATTCAGTAAGTAATGTCACGAGCATGGGGCGCGATAATTTGACCTCGCCTTTATTAGATAAAATTTTTAGTTCTACCGAAAAATATAAACTTAATGAAGATATCAAAGATCAGGCTGTGCAATTACTGTCCTCGTTCGATCTAGGTTTAGTAGATATTCAGTTTAAAACCAAAGAAGTGATAAAGGGTGACAAAGCTGTAGTTGAAACAATTCCATTCGTTTTTCATGAAATCAACGGAGATCGCCAATCTCTTTTCATTGGTCAGGAGTCTAATGGCACTCAGTCTCTTTATGTATTGATTTTTGATGTACTCAATACATTGAAACACGGAGGCGTTGCAGTTATTGATGAAATTGATGCCTATCTCCATTCGCACATGCTTAAAAATTTCTTAGAGTTATTTTACGATGAGGAAAGTAACCCTCATGGAGCGCAATTGATTTTTACGGGTCATGCGGATTATATCATGTCTTATTTGGAAAAGGAGCAAATTATCCTTACGGAAAAAGACGAGAATTGCGTTACGGATGCTTACTTTATCAAAGACATTAAAGGAGTGCGTCGTGTCGATAACTTACGCGAAAAGTATCATGCTGGAGCGTATGGCGGTATACCTGTAGAGGCGTAG